From Scleropages formosus chromosome 1, fSclFor1.1, whole genome shotgun sequence, a single genomic window includes:
- the LOC108937937 gene encoding lysosomal protective protein-like — translation MMLQSSALLFTLLFAGCWAQDEADLVTSVPGLIGIPNFKHYSGYLQAGPGKYFHYWFVESQNNPSTDPLVLWLSGGPGCSSMEGLLAENGPFHLNDNGTVYLNPYSWNKLANMLYLESPAGVGFSYSISGNYQTSDPQVAEDNYKALQQFFSKFPSFASNNFYVFAESYGGVYAPSLSQLIISRSTNINFKGMGVGNGMTSYALNDQSLIYFGYYHGLFGDDLWNQLSQYCCSSISCKFYNSSSTNCQNAVYSALYQIQDTGLNIYDLYGQCYGGVGSSARYAADVSNLFRQYKFTFKAPEDTSIPGVPRCINGTAMYYWLNDPTVRAALHIPRSIQTWELCSSTVGSLYQRVYMDMSPFYQDLLQRNVTLLLYSGDVDMACNFIGSKWFVEALNQQVVSQYRPWFYNNQIAGYVEQYEHITFLTVKGSGHMVPQYKPGPALQMFQNFLSNSY, via the exons ATGATGCTCCAGAGCAGTGCGCTGCTGTTTACCCTATTGTTTGCGGGCTGCTGGGCCCAAGATGAGGCCGACCTGGTCACCTCCGTGCCGGGCCTCATTGGGATCCCCAACTTCAAGCATTACTCTGGCTACCTTCAGGCTGGTCCCGGAAAGTACTTTCATTACTG GTTTGTGGAGTCCCAGAACAACCCATCTACAGATCCCCTGGTGCTGTGGCTCAGTGGTGGTCCAGGATGTAGCTCCATGGAGGGTCTGCTAGCAGAGAACGGGCCCTTCCAC ctgaATGATAACGGGACCGTCTACCTCAACCCCTACAGTTGGAACAAATTGGCCAACATGCTCTACCTGGAGTCCCCGGCGGGGGTGGGCTTCTCCTATTCCATCTCCGGCAACTATCAGACCAGTGACCCCCAG GTGGCTGAAGACAACTACAAGGCTCTGCAGCAGTTCTTCTCCAAGTTCCCGTCATTTGCCAGCAACAACTTTTATGTGTTTGCCGAGAGCTACGGTGGAGTTTATGCCCCTTCTTTGTCACAGCTCATCATCAGCAGATCAACCAACATCAACTTCAAG GGGATGGGTGTGGGCAATGGGATGACAAGCTACGCGCTCAATGACCAGTCCCTCATCTATTTTGGATACTACCATGGCCTCTTTGGTGATGA CCTGTGGAATCAACTGAGCCAGTACTGCTGTTCCAGCATCTCCTGTAAGttctacaacagcagcagcaccaatTGCCAGAACGCA GTATACTCAGCACTTTACCAGATTCAGGACACTGGGCTCAACATCTATGACCTGTATGGACAGTGCTACGGCGGTGTGGGCTCCAGTGCTCGCTATGCCGCTGATGTCTCCAACCTCTTCCGTCAGTACAAGTTCACCTTCAAAGCCCCG GAGGACACGTCAATCCCAGGAGTCCCCAGATGCATTAATGGGACCGCCATGTACTACTGGCTGAATGACCCCACCGTGCGTGCAGCTCTACACATCCCTAGGAGCATACAAACCTGGGAGCTTTGCAG TTCCACAGTGGGCTCACTGTACCAGCGTGTCTACATGGATATGAGCCCATTCTACCAAGACCTTCTGCAGAGAAACGTCACCCTCCTGCTATACAGCGGTGATGTGGACATGGCTTGCAACTTCATTGGCAGCAAGTGGTTCGTGGAAGCCCTCAACCAGCAG GTTGTGAGCCAGTACAGACCCTGGTTTTACAACAATCAGATTGCTGGCTATGTGGAGCAGTATGAGCATATCACCTTCCTCACAGTAAAG GGTTCTGGGCATATGGTCCCCCAGTACAAACCTGGGCCAGCACTCCAGATGTTCCAGAACTTCCTGAGCAACTCCTACTGA